CGATCTGTTATATCACCCCGGCGGCAGACTTAAAGACCACCTCGACACTTATGGGCGGGGGTAATTCCTGACCTCTGGGGGTGTGCCAGACAATCCACAGGCACAAGGGAAGTCGTCGAACGTTTTGACCTTCGTCACAATGTTTCACATTAATCACGTCAATATGCCTGGTTAACTAAATCTGCCTTTGGAGCCACAACGCCACCTCAATGCCAACCCCTAGGGTTGACCGGTGGCCATACAATGTCGGCCTACTACTAAACGCTATGAGTCAATCCATGTTCTCGACCTGGTCTGTTTCCATCAGCGCCCCCAAGGCTGCTGTTAAGCCCGAACAGTTGACTAGCACGGAACTGGTAGCCCTCTGCCAGCAACGGCTACGGCCCGAGCGAATGATGTTCGCCGAACTTTTGCGGCGCTATCAGGGCCATGTAGACAAGCTGCTCTACCACCTGGCACCCGATTGGCACGATCGCGCTGACCTTGCCCAGGAAGTCTGGATTCGCGTGTACCGAAACATGCGCCGTCTGAACGATCCTGCCAAATTTAAGGGTTGGCTAGGCCGTATCACCACCAACCTCTTCTATGACGAACTGCGGCGGCGGAAGCGCAACCGCGCAACTCTCTCCCTCGATGCCCCCCTTGCCCTTGAGGATGGCAGCATCGACTGGGATGTGCCCGCCAGTGCTCCTGGCCCAGTCGATACCATGATGACCCGGGAGTTCTACGACCAGCTGCACCGTGCCATCGCCGATCTGCCCGAAGTTTTTCGCACCACGATTGTGCTGCGTGAGATTCAGGGGCTGTCCTACGAAGAAATTGCGGAGATGACTGAGGTGTCGTTGGGCACCGTCAAGTCTCGCATTGCCCGCGCTCGACAGCGATTGCAGGCCGATCTACAGCCCTACCTGGGCCACTGAGAACCTGTAGAACCAACGAGGTGCGAAGTAGAGTGAGGGTGCTCTGCCACTCCCTGGCTTTTGGGATGGCACGTAATGCGACAGTCTGGCAAACCTGGGAACTAATGGGCTGCAAGTATCAGTCCTTTAGAACGACCTAAGAGGGGTAAAAGTCTCTATCTAGAGAGTTATATTTTGCCTTCTATAATTACTCCTCGGAGGTTACCGATTTTAAGAGGTTGGCATTATGATCAGTAGCGGCGGTAAAAATCGTCCGATCTAGTGCTTCGCCAGATTGGGTGCTTACCAGCCGAGGTCGTTGTTTAGTTGCTTATTCCAGGTGTTGTTTTTGGTATGGCTACTTTTTCCTACATGCCTAGCCAGGTTCAGCGTTCATCCTCCAGCGATGCTAACTCAGAGGAGTCTTTGCCATCGGCTGTTCTCTGCTGTAATGACTTAGATGCCACTAAGCGCGATCGCTTTGAGTTGCTAAGCGCCTACCTCGACGGTGAAGTCACCCCCGAGGAGCGCCAGCAGGTTTTGTGCTGGCTGCAAAACGACGACGGCGCTCGCGCCCTTTACAATCGCCTGCTTACCCTGCGCCAGGGCCTGCGCACCCAAATCGCCCCCGACTGCGATGCCGAGGCAACCCTTGTCGGCGTCTTCCACTGCCTCAACCGTCGTCTGCGGTTGGTGACTATGGCCGGCGCGGGGGTGGCCGCCATCGGCGTGATCAACCTGTTGTCCGGCGGAGCGGGCGTTGGTAATCCTGCCTGGCGTATGGCCACCAGTGCTCCGCCCGAGACCCTGCAAATTGCCCTTGACCAGCCAGCGTTTCCCATTCCCGACGCAGCGCCCGTTTCTACCGATTTAGGCGGTCGGGTTGAGGCAGGTGGGTTGCCAGTTGATTCTGAGCTGTAGCCCCTGGTGCTGCCACAGCCGATCTGACGATTTAAAAAGCCGGGCCAGCCTCTCAAGAGGCTGGCCCGGCTTTTTGCCGCAGGGACGAATCTGCTGCCCGCCGAGGTATAGCCCTCGCCTCAGGAGTTGACAGAGCGATCTGACGGCTTCAGCAAGGGCTGTGCACCCTCGCGCTGCCACGGTTCTGGATAGCGACAGGGGCGGAGGGGCCGAGCCCATTGGCCATCGCTATAGCTGCTAAAACTTCTCTAGCTGGTCGAGGCGCAGCCAGATATTAGGGGTGGGTACCTCACCAAATTTGACCAGGGCATAGTCGTCACTGGTATCTAAAATTTCACCCCGCGTTTCAAACAGGTAGGGAGGAAACCGAGTATCGCTAGCGGTAGCCTCCAGGCTATTCTCTAGCTTTTCGCGCACGGCGCGTACGAGATCGCCCCGCTTTAGAGTTGTTGCCATAACTTTATTTGCTATCAACCTCAGCCCTACTGTACACGAAATCTTCCGGCATCTCCTGGGCGGTAGCCTGTTTCAGCGCTGACACTGGGGACAGTAGTGGGCCGACCGCCCCGCCAGCTTAAGGCGACAGATGGGGGCAGCGCAGCGGCGACAGGGCTCGCCCTCGCGGTCGTAGACCCAGGCAACGCCGCCGTAGTTGCCGTTGATGCCATAGATATCGCGGTAGTCGCTAAAGGTGGTACCCCCTGACTCAATGCTGGTGGTAAGCACCTCACGAATCGCGCTGTGCAGCCGCGCCAGTTGCTTAATGCCAAGGCGATCGCTGAGGGTGAGCGGCCTGAGCCCGCTTAAAAATAGCGCTTC
This genomic stretch from Nodosilinea sp. PGN35 harbors:
- a CDS encoding NAD(P)H-quinone oxidoreductase subunit O, with protein sequence MATTLKRGDLVRAVREKLENSLEATASDTRFPPYLFETRGEILDTSDDYALVKFGEVPTPNIWLRLDQLEKF
- a CDS encoding sigma-70 family RNA polymerase sigma factor, translating into MSQSMFSTWSVSISAPKAAVKPEQLTSTELVALCQQRLRPERMMFAELLRRYQGHVDKLLYHLAPDWHDRADLAQEVWIRVYRNMRRLNDPAKFKGWLGRITTNLFYDELRRRKRNRATLSLDAPLALEDGSIDWDVPASAPGPVDTMMTREFYDQLHRAIADLPEVFRTTIVLREIQGLSYEEIAEMTEVSLGTVKSRIARARQRLQADLQPYLGH
- a CDS encoding anti-sigma factor: MATFSYMPSQVQRSSSSDANSEESLPSAVLCCNDLDATKRDRFELLSAYLDGEVTPEERQQVLCWLQNDDGARALYNRLLTLRQGLRTQIAPDCDAEATLVGVFHCLNRRLRLVTMAGAGVAAIGVINLLSGGAGVGNPAWRMATSAPPETLQIALDQPAFPIPDAAPVSTDLGGRVEAGGLPVDSEL